A part of Flavobacteriaceae bacterium GSB9 genomic DNA contains:
- a CDS encoding FGGY family carbohydrate kinase produces MIDVTAVFDIGKTNKKFFLFDKDYKEVYKEYTKFDEIEDEDGHPTENLQALQTWLKSVFENILENSEYNVEAINFSTYGASFVHLDENGEVLTPLYNYTKQIDQNIIDSFIEKYGPKEDFLKTTGCFDLSLLNSGLQLYWIKHTKPEVFKKIRYSLHLPQYLSYIFTGIPLSEYTSIGCHTALWDYTKKDYHSWVYKEELHKILPPIVSTETSINMNYNGKRIKIGVGIHDSSSALLPYVRSVKKKFVLVSTGTWSITLNPFTDRPIVDDTDAKDSINYMRINGKPVKATRVFLGNEYKIQVAKLSEHFGVDEDYHRHVKFDYNVYSEIMHDFKHMFKWESINDEDMPEQTNISYNEFDHAYHQLMTELVLLQVKSIKDVVSGEKIKRLYVDGGFSDNDLFVKLLSHHFRNMKLRTTDSSLGSALGAAISISDKKLNSKFLKKNYSLKKHVPFIIS; encoded by the coding sequence ATGATAGATGTAACGGCGGTATTTGATATAGGAAAGACCAATAAAAAATTCTTCCTTTTTGATAAAGATTATAAAGAAGTGTACAAAGAGTACACAAAATTTGATGAAATTGAAGATGAAGACGGGCACCCAACAGAAAACTTACAAGCGCTTCAAACATGGTTAAAAAGTGTTTTTGAAAACATCTTGGAGAATTCTGAATACAATGTTGAAGCCATTAACTTTTCAACCTACGGTGCTAGTTTTGTCCACCTCGATGAAAATGGCGAAGTATTAACGCCGCTTTATAATTATACCAAACAAATAGACCAAAATATCATTGATTCCTTCATTGAAAAGTATGGACCAAAGGAAGATTTTTTAAAAACTACAGGTTGTTTTGATTTGAGTCTTTTAAATTCTGGCTTGCAGTTGTATTGGATAAAACACACCAAACCTGAAGTTTTTAAAAAGATCAGATACTCGTTGCACCTACCTCAATACTTAAGTTATATTTTTACAGGAATTCCACTTAGTGAATATACCAGCATTGGTTGTCACACCGCGCTTTGGGATTATACAAAAAAAGATTACCACAGTTGGGTGTACAAAGAAGAATTGCATAAAATATTGCCTCCTATAGTTTCAACCGAAACAAGCATCAACATGAACTATAATGGAAAACGCATCAAAATTGGCGTGGGTATTCATGATAGTTCTTCAGCACTGTTACCTTACGTTCGAAGTGTAAAGAAAAAGTTTGTTTTAGTATCTACTGGTACATGGAGCATTACATTAAACCCGTTTACCGACCGCCCAATTGTTGATGATACTGATGCTAAAGATTCCATAAATTACATGAGAATTAATGGAAAACCTGTAAAGGCAACACGCGTATTTTTAGGCAATGAGTACAAAATACAGGTAGCCAAACTAAGCGAGCATTTTGGTGTTGATGAAGATTATCATCGCCATGTTAAATTCGATTATAATGTGTATTCTGAAATTATGCACGATTTTAAACACATGTTTAAGTGGGAAAGCATAAATGACGAAGACATGCCCGAGCAAACCAATATTAGCTACAATGAATTTGACCATGCTTACCATCAATTAATGACAGAACTTGTTCTGTTACAAGTAAAAAGCATAAAGGATGTTGTAAGTGGTGAAAAAATAAAGAGATTATACGTAGATGGTGGTTTTAGCGATAACGACCTTTTTGTAAAATTACTATCCCATCATTTTAGAAATATGAAATTGAGGACTACCGATTCTTCATTAGGTTCGGCTCTTGGAGCTGCAATTTCAATTTCAGATAAAAAACTAAATTCAAAATTTTTAAAGAAAAACTATTCATTAAAAAAGCATGTCCCATTTATCATCAGCTAA
- a CDS encoding polysaccharide lyase family protein, with protein MKTQISIIRFFVTLVFFLLTFIGNSYAQTIVWEGDVNSDFYNPDNWSDPSIDFSNIQDASLIIVAGNPYNPIQTGGNSGDINYRPGTLNIYSDLNEVADATFNGILLPWNSSYLKGNITLNAPADLNIRSAVYLGNAYNATLNLNGGAIHSKNEFYIGYALNGNAEANILGGTLYAGTYLHVGNNNNATGTLNVSGGIVDVANGVLIGTNGTIHISDVGALIVNGDHTAVLNNYILDGKITKPDGDSLDVSFDGSKTIVSISQDPNRLLKEYGTYVVLDNGILQATIDKFTANIMSLKVNGVETLAQTNYSHNDRVGAYFSFNGPYGYTRLSNCKFSIKAESDDFIDVSFKRKYSEDNLEPTIDVDVHFVLKKDDTALYSYNILDHLPEYPDFDLGIWRHVLWIANDGTDYLAEKIYVTEQKSWQMPSVYDYQNASSTAIKEIVKLNTGVRAGKYDGKYQYSENYYELPVWGHASDVNHIGTWAVFGNHEYFPQGPTSHELNAAAGIIHVLFNQVHYNSKGFTIPQGERWSKIYGPYLIYTSLKDTGDNNWQDAKLRADQESSKWPYAWLTNTPEYPRADGRGNITGNFSITDSEKPNLDGSNAWIGVTQLNPASGGDWQFESKSYQYWAKTDMNGDFNIKHVRPGTYTLFAFKSGAISDFRMENVEVLASNTTNIGNLNWTIPRDSGKLLWEIGIPNRTAAEFKLGDFEYCEGFVEEKFENTFPNPIEYNISDKNWSEVIPYVHTKYIKMSDGSWNRWHWNFNFKTKGLPPSGSSKLTVAFASADHAQFWIDFNGTSIYQGYPETPSGGNAWLRQSNRAKYGIQTFEVPNHLFKVDGENTLTFLMPSNSGNSHLMYDYISLEGDVNVVLNNDSKNKKKFTYHIFPNPTKGVFNITLPPEITEIVTDLYSINGALIYSEKHSNIQNRLTLDISNKPNGVYFLRIMEEKKVMVRIIKK; from the coding sequence TTGAAAACACAAATTTCTATAATACGTTTTTTTGTCACACTTGTATTTTTTCTTCTAACCTTTATAGGGAATTCATACGCACAGACCATTGTCTGGGAAGGCGATGTGAATTCAGATTTTTACAATCCAGACAACTGGAGTGATCCATCAATAGATTTTTCTAATATACAAGACGCTTCTCTAATTATAGTTGCCGGTAACCCATATAACCCTATTCAGACCGGAGGTAACTCTGGAGACATAAATTACCGTCCTGGTACTTTGAATATTTATTCAGATTTAAATGAGGTAGCAGATGCCACGTTCAACGGTATATTATTACCATGGAATAGCAGTTATTTAAAAGGAAACATAACACTAAATGCTCCAGCAGATTTAAATATTAGAAGTGCTGTATATTTAGGAAATGCTTATAATGCCACACTAAATTTAAACGGTGGAGCCATACACAGTAAGAATGAGTTTTATATTGGTTATGCTCTTAACGGAAACGCTGAAGCCAATATTTTAGGAGGTACATTATATGCAGGAACCTATCTTCACGTAGGTAACAATAATAATGCAACTGGAACTTTAAATGTTTCGGGTGGTATTGTAGATGTAGCAAATGGCGTGTTAATAGGAACCAATGGTACTATCCATATTTCTGATGTAGGAGCTCTAATCGTCAATGGCGATCATACCGCTGTGTTAAACAATTATATTTTGGATGGTAAAATCACCAAACCTGATGGTGATAGTTTAGATGTGAGTTTCGACGGAAGTAAAACGATAGTTTCTATTAGCCAAGACCCTAATCGTTTACTCAAAGAATATGGCACTTATGTGGTTTTAGATAATGGTATTTTGCAAGCTACTATTGACAAGTTTACAGCTAATATTATGTCTTTGAAAGTTAATGGAGTTGAAACATTGGCACAAACCAATTACAGCCACAACGATAGGGTAGGAGCTTACTTTAGTTTCAATGGTCCATACGGCTATACAAGGCTCTCAAATTGTAAGTTTTCAATAAAAGCAGAAAGTGACGACTTTATAGATGTTTCTTTTAAAAGAAAATATTCTGAAGATAATTTAGAACCAACCATTGATGTTGATGTGCATTTTGTACTTAAAAAAGATGACACTGCACTTTACTCTTACAATATTTTAGATCACTTACCTGAATATCCAGATTTCGACTTAGGGATATGGCGACATGTATTATGGATTGCGAATGATGGCACCGATTATTTAGCTGAAAAAATCTATGTTACTGAACAAAAAAGTTGGCAAATGCCTTCTGTATACGATTATCAAAACGCATCATCTACTGCAATAAAGGAAATAGTTAAGCTAAATACAGGTGTAAGAGCGGGTAAATATGATGGTAAATACCAATATTCTGAGAATTATTACGAACTCCCAGTTTGGGGGCATGCCAGTGATGTTAACCATATAGGGACATGGGCTGTTTTTGGGAATCATGAATACTTCCCGCAAGGTCCAACAAGTCATGAATTAAATGCGGCAGCCGGTATTATTCATGTGTTATTTAATCAGGTGCATTATAACTCCAAAGGGTTTACGATACCACAAGGTGAAAGGTGGTCTAAAATTTACGGTCCGTATTTAATCTATACTTCCTTAAAAGATACAGGTGATAACAATTGGCAAGATGCTAAGTTAAGGGCTGATCAAGAAAGTTCTAAATGGCCATATGCTTGGTTAACAAACACTCCAGAATATCCTCGGGCCGACGGCCGTGGTAATATAACAGGAAATTTTTCAATAACAGATTCTGAAAAGCCCAATTTAGATGGAAGTAATGCATGGATTGGGGTAACCCAATTAAACCCAGCTTCTGGTGGCGATTGGCAATTTGAAAGCAAGAGTTACCAATATTGGGCCAAAACTGATATGAATGGTGATTTTAACATCAAACATGTGCGTCCAGGAACTTATACCTTATTTGCTTTTAAAAGCGGCGCAATTAGTGATTTTAGAATGGAAAATGTAGAAGTGTTAGCCAGTAACACAACCAACATTGGAAACCTAAATTGGACTATTCCTCGTGATAGTGGAAAATTGCTTTGGGAAATCGGTATCCCAAATAGAACTGCAGCTGAATTTAAACTTGGTGATTTTGAGTATTGTGAAGGGTTTGTAGAAGAAAAATTTGAAAATACTTTTCCTAATCCCATAGAATACAATATTTCAGATAAAAATTGGTCTGAAGTGATTCCCTATGTGCATACTAAATACATTAAAATGTCTGATGGAAGTTGGAACCGTTGGCACTGGAACTTTAATTTTAAAACAAAGGGCCTGCCTCCAAGTGGTTCCTCTAAATTAACTGTAGCTTTTGCCAGTGCAGACCATGCACAATTTTGGATAGATTTTAATGGTACTAGCATATATCAAGGATATCCTGAAACGCCTTCTGGTGGAAACGCTTGGCTACGTCAATCTAATCGTGCTAAGTACGGTATTCAAACCTTTGAAGTTCCAAATCATTTATTCAAAGTAGATGGAGAAAATACATTAACCTTTTTAATGCCTTCAAATTCAGGAAATAGTCACCTTATGTACGATTATATTAGCTTGGAAGGTGATGTAAATGTTGTTTTAAATAATGATAGTAAAAACAAAAAGAAATTTACTTATCATATTTTCCCAAATCCAACAAAAGGTGTTTTCAATATAACCCTACCTCCAGAGATAACTGAAATTGTAACAGACCTGTATAGCATCAACGGTGCTTTGATTTATTCTGAAAAACATAGCAATATTCAAAATAGATTAACACTTGATATTTCAAATAAACCAAATGGTGTTTATTTCTTGAGGATTATGGAAGAAAAGAAAGTGATGGTTAGGATAATTAAGAAATAG
- a CDS encoding class II aldolase/adducin family protein: protein MSKNHKLEHPRDQITRIISRIYKRGMTTTSGGNISIIDDNGDIWVTPSAIDKGSLRASDIICVKKDGSIVGKHKPSSEFPFHKAIYEARPDIKSVIHAHPPALVSFSIVRQIPNTNIISQARHICGPIGYAKYELPGSDKLGEVIAEEFKKGFKAVIMENHGTVLGGSDLTDAFERFEMLEFCARTILYGSQIGTPNYLTDDQISNFEKQAAHMLPEMEETIHLPEEVEKRLQICNIVKRSCEQGLMISSYGTVSMRLENNDFLITPTDVSRWDMNLEDIVQIKDGKREKGKIPSRATWIHQEIYKNNPGVNSIIMTQSPYLMAFGVTKSYLNVRTIPESWIFLQDIPSVKYGTHFKFNNNSEIVENCTTALIIENDSVIITGDKLLQTFDYLEVAEFSAKSIVLGASLGEMVPINDNQVEELRQKFLT, encoded by the coding sequence ATGTCTAAGAATCACAAATTAGAGCACCCCAGAGACCAGATTACAAGAATTATCAGTAGAATTTACAAAAGGGGAATGACCACTACTTCTGGTGGTAACATTTCTATTATAGATGATAATGGTGATATATGGGTTACACCTTCAGCCATTGACAAAGGATCATTAAGAGCCTCTGATATTATCTGTGTAAAAAAAGATGGCTCTATAGTTGGCAAGCACAAGCCTTCATCAGAGTTTCCATTCCACAAAGCTATTTATGAAGCAAGACCCGATATAAAATCGGTAATACATGCGCACCCCCCTGCCCTAGTATCATTCAGTATTGTTCGCCAAATACCGAATACCAATATTATTTCGCAAGCCAGACACATATGCGGCCCAATAGGTTACGCCAAATATGAATTGCCTGGTAGTGATAAACTAGGTGAAGTTATTGCTGAGGAGTTTAAAAAAGGCTTTAAAGCGGTAATTATGGAAAATCATGGCACAGTATTGGGCGGAAGCGATTTAACTGATGCTTTTGAGCGGTTTGAGATGTTGGAATTCTGTGCCCGAACTATTTTGTACGGTTCTCAAATAGGTACGCCAAATTATTTAACCGACGACCAAATAAGCAATTTTGAAAAACAGGCGGCACACATGCTTCCAGAAATGGAAGAAACAATCCACTTACCGGAAGAAGTTGAAAAACGCTTACAAATATGTAACATCGTTAAACGATCTTGCGAACAAGGCTTGATGATCAGTTCATACGGCACAGTTTCTATGCGTCTTGAAAACAACGACTTTTTGATTACACCTACAGATGTTAGCCGATGGGACATGAACCTTGAAGATATCGTTCAAATAAAAGACGGTAAAAGAGAAAAAGGAAAGATACCCAGTAGAGCGACTTGGATACATCAAGAAATTTATAAAAACAATCCTGGTGTCAATTCTATAATCATGACGCAATCGCCATACTTAATGGCGTTTGGTGTGACTAAATCATATTTGAACGTTCGTACTATTCCCGAAAGTTGGATTTTTCTCCAAGATATTCCATCGGTAAAATATGGCACGCACTTTAAGTTTAACAACAACTCAGAAATTGTTGAAAATTGTACTACCGCTTTAATTATTGAAAACGATTCGGTTATTATTACTGGCGATAAATTATTACAAACTTTTGATTATCTTGAGGTCGCAGAATTTAGTGCGAAATCTATAGTTTTAGGAGCTTCATTAGGAGAAATGGTTCCAATAAACGATAACCAAGTAGAAGAATTAAGACAAAAGTTTTTAACATAA